From a region of the Rhinolophus sinicus isolate RSC01 linkage group LG04, ASM3656204v1, whole genome shotgun sequence genome:
- the FBXO25 gene encoding F-box only protein 25 isoform X2, giving the protein MPFLGQDWRSPGWSWIKTEDGWKRCESWSQELERENNQRNLDHSVILNSEDEEIFSNEEHEYASKKRKKGHFRNDTNTQCFYREKWIYVHKESTRERHGYCTLGEAFNRLDFSSAIQDVRRFNYVVKLLQLIAKSQLTSLSGVAQKNYFNILDKIVQKVLHDQQNPRLIKGLLHDLGSTLCVLIRGVGKSVLVGNINVWVCRLETVLAWQQQLQNLQMPQVGHSLTLSDLPLHTLNSILYRLSDGWDIVTLGQVTPALRMLSEDRRLWKALCQYHFAEKQFCRHLILSENGHIEWKLTYFALQKCYPPREQYGDTLHFCRHCSILFWKGNRSMKVPRTAGVCVRDVENQTLGHSSPLDGSVLPLVTSACRRHVPQGSIPQGREGGRGAGSFSWQWL; this is encoded by the exons ATGCCATTTTTGGGTCAGGACTGGAGGTCTCCTGGATGGAGCTGGATTAAAACAGAAGATGGCTGGAAAAGGTGTGAGTCCTGGAGTCAGGAGCTGGAAAGAGAGAATAACCAGCGGAACCTTGATCACAGCGT AATCTTAAATAGTGAAGATGAAGAAATATTCAGTAATGAAGAACATGAGTATGcatctaaaaaaaggaaaaagggccATTTTAGAAACGACACAAATACTCAAT GTTTTTATCGTGAAAAATGGATCTATGTCCATAAAGAAAGCACAAGAGAA CGGCATGGCTACTGCACTCTGGGTGAAGCTTTCAACCGCCTGGACTTCTCAAGTGCCATTCAGGACGTCCGCAGGTTCAATTACGTGGTCAAA CTATTGCAGCTAATTGCAAAATCCCAGTTAACTTCATTGAGTGGTGTGGCACAAAAGAATTACTTCAACATTTTGGATAAAATCGTTCAAAAGG TGCTCCACGACCAGCAGAACCCGCGCCTCATCAAAGGGCTCCTGCACGACCTGGGCTCCACGCTGTGCGTGCTCATCCGAGGGGTCGGCAAGTCTGTGCTGGTTGGCAACATCAACGTGTGGGTTTGCCGCCTGGAGACCGTCCTCGCCTGGCAGCAGCAGCTCCAGAACCTCCAGATGCCGCAG GTGGGACACAGCCTCACTCTCAGCGACCTTCCCTTACACACGCTGAACAGCATCTTGTACCGACTGTCGGATGGCTGGGACATCGTCACGCTGGGCCAGGTGACCCCTGCACTCCGCATGCTCAGTGAGGACAGGCGGCTGTGGAAGGCACTGTGCCAGTACCACTTTGCAGAGAAGCAG TTTTGCAGACATTTGATCCTTTCAGAAAACGGTCATATCGAATGGAAGCTGACATACTTCGCCCTTCAGAAGTGCTACCCGCCCCGAGAGCAGTACGGGGACACTCTGCACTTCTGTCGGCACTGCAGCATCCTCTTCTGGAAG GGAAATCGGTCCATGAAAGTGCCACGGACAGCTGGGGTTTGCGTGAGAGACGTTGAGAACCAAACGTTGGGCCATTCTTCTCCCCTGGATGGCTCTGTCCTGCCCCTTGTGACATCAGCGTGTAGGAGGCACGTCCCCCAGGGGAGCATCCCCCAGGGacgggagggggggcggggggcgggcagCTTTTCCTGGCAGTGGCTCTGA
- the FBXO25 gene encoding F-box only protein 25 isoform X1 — translation MPFLGQDWRSPGWSWIKTEDGWKRCESWSQELERENNQRNLDHSVILNSEDEEIFSNEEHEYASKKRKKGHFRNDTNTQCFYREKWIYVHKESTRERHGYCTLGEAFNRLDFSSAIQDVRRFNYVVKLLQLIAKSQLTSLSGVAQKNYFNILDKIVQKVLHDQQNPRLIKGLLHDLGSTLCVLIRGVGKSVLVGNINVWVCRLETVLAWQQQLQNLQMPQQVGHSLTLSDLPLHTLNSILYRLSDGWDIVTLGQVTPALRMLSEDRRLWKALCQYHFAEKQFCRHLILSENGHIEWKLTYFALQKCYPPREQYGDTLHFCRHCSILFWKGNRSMKVPRTAGVCVRDVENQTLGHSSPLDGSVLPLVTSACRRHVPQGSIPQGREGGRGAGSFSWQWL, via the exons ATGCCATTTTTGGGTCAGGACTGGAGGTCTCCTGGATGGAGCTGGATTAAAACAGAAGATGGCTGGAAAAGGTGTGAGTCCTGGAGTCAGGAGCTGGAAAGAGAGAATAACCAGCGGAACCTTGATCACAGCGT AATCTTAAATAGTGAAGATGAAGAAATATTCAGTAATGAAGAACATGAGTATGcatctaaaaaaaggaaaaagggccATTTTAGAAACGACACAAATACTCAAT GTTTTTATCGTGAAAAATGGATCTATGTCCATAAAGAAAGCACAAGAGAA CGGCATGGCTACTGCACTCTGGGTGAAGCTTTCAACCGCCTGGACTTCTCAAGTGCCATTCAGGACGTCCGCAGGTTCAATTACGTGGTCAAA CTATTGCAGCTAATTGCAAAATCCCAGTTAACTTCATTGAGTGGTGTGGCACAAAAGAATTACTTCAACATTTTGGATAAAATCGTTCAAAAGG TGCTCCACGACCAGCAGAACCCGCGCCTCATCAAAGGGCTCCTGCACGACCTGGGCTCCACGCTGTGCGTGCTCATCCGAGGGGTCGGCAAGTCTGTGCTGGTTGGCAACATCAACGTGTGGGTTTGCCGCCTGGAGACCGTCCTCGCCTGGCAGCAGCAGCTCCAGAACCTCCAGATGCCGCAG CAGGTGGGACACAGCCTCACTCTCAGCGACCTTCCCTTACACACGCTGAACAGCATCTTGTACCGACTGTCGGATGGCTGGGACATCGTCACGCTGGGCCAGGTGACCCCTGCACTCCGCATGCTCAGTGAGGACAGGCGGCTGTGGAAGGCACTGTGCCAGTACCACTTTGCAGAGAAGCAG TTTTGCAGACATTTGATCCTTTCAGAAAACGGTCATATCGAATGGAAGCTGACATACTTCGCCCTTCAGAAGTGCTACCCGCCCCGAGAGCAGTACGGGGACACTCTGCACTTCTGTCGGCACTGCAGCATCCTCTTCTGGAAG GGAAATCGGTCCATGAAAGTGCCACGGACAGCTGGGGTTTGCGTGAGAGACGTTGAGAACCAAACGTTGGGCCATTCTTCTCCCCTGGATGGCTCTGTCCTGCCCCTTGTGACATCAGCGTGTAGGAGGCACGTCCCCCAGGGGAGCATCCCCCAGGGacgggagggggggcggggggcgggcagCTTTTCCTGGCAGTGGCTCTGA
- the FBXO25 gene encoding F-box only protein 25 isoform X6: MPFLGQDWRSPGWSWIKTEDGWKRCESWSQELERENNQRNLDHSVILNSEDEEIFSNEEHEYASKKRKKGHFRNDTNTQCFYREKWIYVHKESTRERHGYCTLGEAFNRLDFSSAIQDVRRFNYVVKLLQLIAKSQLTSLSGVAQKNYFNILDKIVQKVLHDQQNPRLIKGLLHDLGSTLCVLIRGVGKSVLVGNINVWVCRLETVLAWQQQLQNLQMPQVGHSLTLSDLPLHTLNSILYRLSDGWDIVTLGQVTPALRMLSEDRRLWKALCQYHFAEKQFCRHLILSENGHIEWKLTYFALQKCYPPREQYGDTLHFCRHCSILFWKDSGHPCTATDPDSCFLPVSPQHFIDLFKF; the protein is encoded by the exons ATGCCATTTTTGGGTCAGGACTGGAGGTCTCCTGGATGGAGCTGGATTAAAACAGAAGATGGCTGGAAAAGGTGTGAGTCCTGGAGTCAGGAGCTGGAAAGAGAGAATAACCAGCGGAACCTTGATCACAGCGT AATCTTAAATAGTGAAGATGAAGAAATATTCAGTAATGAAGAACATGAGTATGcatctaaaaaaaggaaaaagggccATTTTAGAAACGACACAAATACTCAAT GTTTTTATCGTGAAAAATGGATCTATGTCCATAAAGAAAGCACAAGAGAA CGGCATGGCTACTGCACTCTGGGTGAAGCTTTCAACCGCCTGGACTTCTCAAGTGCCATTCAGGACGTCCGCAGGTTCAATTACGTGGTCAAA CTATTGCAGCTAATTGCAAAATCCCAGTTAACTTCATTGAGTGGTGTGGCACAAAAGAATTACTTCAACATTTTGGATAAAATCGTTCAAAAGG TGCTCCACGACCAGCAGAACCCGCGCCTCATCAAAGGGCTCCTGCACGACCTGGGCTCCACGCTGTGCGTGCTCATCCGAGGGGTCGGCAAGTCTGTGCTGGTTGGCAACATCAACGTGTGGGTTTGCCGCCTGGAGACCGTCCTCGCCTGGCAGCAGCAGCTCCAGAACCTCCAGATGCCGCAG GTGGGACACAGCCTCACTCTCAGCGACCTTCCCTTACACACGCTGAACAGCATCTTGTACCGACTGTCGGATGGCTGGGACATCGTCACGCTGGGCCAGGTGACCCCTGCACTCCGCATGCTCAGTGAGGACAGGCGGCTGTGGAAGGCACTGTGCCAGTACCACTTTGCAGAGAAGCAG TTTTGCAGACATTTGATCCTTTCAGAAAACGGTCATATCGAATGGAAGCTGACATACTTCGCCCTTCAGAAGTGCTACCCGCCCCGAGAGCAGTACGGGGACACTCTGCACTTCTGTCGGCACTGCAGCATCCTCTTCTGGAAG
- the FBXO25 gene encoding F-box only protein 25 isoform X5 — translation MPFLGQDWRSPGWSWIKTEDGWKRCESWSQELERENNQRNLDHSVILNSEDEEIFSNEEHEYASKKRKKGHFRNDTNTQCFYREKWIYVHKESTRERHGYCTLGEAFNRLDFSSAIQDVRRFNYVVKLLQLIAKSQLTSLSGVAQKNYFNILDKIVQKVLHDQQNPRLIKGLLHDLGSTLCVLIRGVGKSVLVGNINVWVCRLETVLAWQQQLQNLQMPQQVGHSLTLSDLPLHTLNSILYRLSDGWDIVTLGQVTPALRMLSEDRRLWKALCQYHFAEKQFCRHLILSENGHIEWKLTYFALQKCYPPREQYGDTLHFCRHCSILFWKDSGHPCTATDPDSCFLPVSPQHFIDLFKF, via the exons ATGCCATTTTTGGGTCAGGACTGGAGGTCTCCTGGATGGAGCTGGATTAAAACAGAAGATGGCTGGAAAAGGTGTGAGTCCTGGAGTCAGGAGCTGGAAAGAGAGAATAACCAGCGGAACCTTGATCACAGCGT AATCTTAAATAGTGAAGATGAAGAAATATTCAGTAATGAAGAACATGAGTATGcatctaaaaaaaggaaaaagggccATTTTAGAAACGACACAAATACTCAAT GTTTTTATCGTGAAAAATGGATCTATGTCCATAAAGAAAGCACAAGAGAA CGGCATGGCTACTGCACTCTGGGTGAAGCTTTCAACCGCCTGGACTTCTCAAGTGCCATTCAGGACGTCCGCAGGTTCAATTACGTGGTCAAA CTATTGCAGCTAATTGCAAAATCCCAGTTAACTTCATTGAGTGGTGTGGCACAAAAGAATTACTTCAACATTTTGGATAAAATCGTTCAAAAGG TGCTCCACGACCAGCAGAACCCGCGCCTCATCAAAGGGCTCCTGCACGACCTGGGCTCCACGCTGTGCGTGCTCATCCGAGGGGTCGGCAAGTCTGTGCTGGTTGGCAACATCAACGTGTGGGTTTGCCGCCTGGAGACCGTCCTCGCCTGGCAGCAGCAGCTCCAGAACCTCCAGATGCCGCAG CAGGTGGGACACAGCCTCACTCTCAGCGACCTTCCCTTACACACGCTGAACAGCATCTTGTACCGACTGTCGGATGGCTGGGACATCGTCACGCTGGGCCAGGTGACCCCTGCACTCCGCATGCTCAGTGAGGACAGGCGGCTGTGGAAGGCACTGTGCCAGTACCACTTTGCAGAGAAGCAG TTTTGCAGACATTTGATCCTTTCAGAAAACGGTCATATCGAATGGAAGCTGACATACTTCGCCCTTCAGAAGTGCTACCCGCCCCGAGAGCAGTACGGGGACACTCTGCACTTCTGTCGGCACTGCAGCATCCTCTTCTGGAAG